From the Glycine max cultivar Williams 82 chromosome 11, Glycine_max_v4.0, whole genome shotgun sequence genome, the window GTGATTTAGTATTAATAATCTGTATCACAAGGAGTGTACAGAGAAGTTGCAGCATGTACAATAACACTGAAATTCAGTGTAAAAGCAAACTGACAAAGCACTAATTCTAACTCACATGTTGACTGTGTCCTACCTTTCCTCCTAATAAGTGATTTGGTATCAAACTCAATTACCATCAATAACCCACCAGCACCGACTCATTCTTGTTCCCAACATACTTACATACACGAAAGCAATAAAATACTCCCttgaaattagattttttttaacatttaaaaacagaatatataaataataaaaacataatggAAAGCTTTAGATGTCCTTTCCCGGTTCttagaaaataatcatttttcaatatattattcCCTAGATACTACATGAACATGGATGATCAGATCacaatcaataaacaaataAGCACAGAAAAGATTAACATAAATTGGATTGCATtcaatagataataaaaaagagttatATTACAAGTGTTGGTTTGTCAAGGCTCCCAACAATGAGGTTTAacatctcattgtcatgagagactttacacttTAGGGAGAACTGATGTGAATAGAAGAAGGGATAGatggaaaaaagaaggaaagaatggCTAGAGAAGGAGGATATATTTCCCTGATTAGAAATACTGAGACTAAACATATATTCAATAGAGAGTTCTGAGACTTGGTATCTTTCCGTGTTGTTTCCTACTCCTTTCATAGGCCTAAGTAGTTTAAAATCCACGCGATTTGACACTGAGCGCGTACTCCTGGGTTTAGCGGAAATGTTGGTGTAATCACGCACTGAGCGCGGTCTGGGCTTAGCGGTAACAGCGGCGATAATGCGCTTAGCGCGGACTCCACCCAAAGTGCACTTTTGGGCTTTCTTGTGAGTCTTCTTCGCACTAAGCGTGAGTTAGTCACTAAGCGAGGAGATGTGATAGGTTTGTCTTGTGCGCTAAACGGACTGTTTCAATCTCCAActttccttcaatttttttttcaatttttctttaaaacactcgaaatttttttcttttgaatcctATTTGTCAAAAATTACATTGATATTAaattcttcattatttcattaaaaacaacaagtgaaaaaatcataatcatttttatcaaaaattaactattaattaaactcaaatttcacgGCTATTATAATGTAACTACAAAGAGGTTTGAAATAGTAAAGGCAATTAACATACAATGATACACTCACAACAAGGGATTCCTGGAATTCGAGGACCAGGAGAGCCTCCAACACACACAATTGAGAAGAAGGTGAAAATCTTATTGATGATGCTGTTATTTACATAAGGGtatttatattgatattctATAATAACCGAATTTGTCTTTAAATGGAATATCAAGGAGAATGGAAATATCAAAACCGTTAAACACGATTCTGCAGCATCATCCTCATGGACTTCAAGCTTTCAAACGTAATCTTGCAGGTACTTGGGCTTCGAGGTCCTTCTCTTAGTGTCACTTGCTAATCGTACCTCTCCTTCACAATGCTTTGCTTGTTCTGCACCTTTATCTTTATCTGCTATTTGCACCTTGTGTATTGTAGTGTTATCACCTGGGGGCCCTTGCAGaatcaccttgtcctcaaggtgatagtCCTGCTGCAAAGTGTCTCAATCTTCCCAAGTAGTATCGTCGGGAGTCAACCCTTTCCATTGCACGAGCACCTGCCATGGGTCTGCTGGGGTGGGCCTCCTATAATCCAGAATAGATAGTGGGGAGATGAGAGGTTGATTCTGAATGAACTGATCCGGCAATGGGACCGGAATGTCAGACCCCGGTGTCCCCTGGAATTGCTTCAACACCGAACAATGGAAAACAGAATGGATACGCGCGTTTTCCGGCAACTGAAGTCGATATGCAACTGGTCCAACACGTTCAAGCACTTTGAAAGGCCCATAAAACCTCTTTGCTAACTTGCTGTGTACAGCAGAATTTTCCTTCATTGATGATTGCCGGCGAGGTCTGAGTTTGAGTAAAACCCAATCTCCTGGCTGATAAGACATCTCCCTCCTCTTCACATCTGCGAACTTTTTCATCTTAATTTGAGCCTTAATAAGTTTCCTCCTGATGCATTGGAAGGTCTCATCCCTATCCCTGAGCATCTCCTCGACTGCATCCAATTTCGATGTCCCTGTGATGTAATCTGGAAAGTTGAAGGGTTTTCGTCCAAAGGTAATCTCATAAGGTGTGGTCCCTGTTGCAGTGTTCCAGGAAGTATTATGGGACCATTCTACCCATAAGAGAAGCTTCCCCCAGCCTCGCGGCCTCCTATGGACAAATGCTCTCAGGTATTGCTCGATGATTCTGTTCATCACCTCAGTCTGCCCATCTGTCTGAGGGTGATAAGCATAACTCATCCTGAGTTGCGTTCCGCTCAATTGGAAGAGCTCACGCCAGAAGTTGCTAAGAAACAGGGGGTCTCTATCAGAGACTAAACTTCGGGGAATTCCATGAATTTTCCCGACAATCTCCATGAACAACACTGCCACCATGTGAGCTGTGTGTGAAGCCGGTAAAGTGCCCAAGTGTATCCCCTTCGAGAAGCGATCAACTACTACGAGAATTACGGAATGTCCCTGAAAAGGAGGAAGACCCATTATGAAGTCTAGAGAGAGGTCTTCCCAAGGTCTTTGTGGCACCGGTAAGGGGCAGAGCAGCCCTGCACTTTTCTTGGTTTCGTATTTAGTGAGCTGACAATCAACACACTGTGCCACAAACTTAGTTACATCCCTTCGAAGACCAGGCCAGCTAAAGTTTTCTGAGACTCGAGCTAATGTCTTGGCCACTCTCATATGTCCCCCAGTAGGGGTTGAGTGGAATTCAGTGAGCAATGTGGGTATTAACGACAGGCCTTGGGGAAGCCATATACGTTTCTGATACTAGATAAGATTGTTAACAATGGAGTAGCCTGGAAATGTTGCAGGAGATTGACCAATTGCATTCCTCTGAGACACATACTCTGATGAAGCCTCCAATTGACGGCGGAGCTCCTCCATAAAGGTAAGACAGGGTACCGACAGGGTCATTAAAGATGAATTATGCTCTGGGATCCTCGACAATGCATCCGCAGCTTGATTCAAAGCTCCAGAACGGtgaatgatttggtaatcataCCCCATCAATCTGGCCAAATACGTATGTTGCTCTGGGGTTTGTATTacctgggttaacaattctttCAAGCTTCTATGATCGGTTACAATGGTAAAACGATGACCCAATAGGTACTGTCTCCACTTCTTAACCGCCACTGTCACCGCAAATAGCTCCCGTACATAGGTGGAAGCACTCAGGAGTTTCGGTGGAAAAGGCTTGCTGAAGAACGCCAGAGGGTGTCCCTGCTGAGATAGAACCGCTCCCATCCCTACACCAGACGCGTCAGTCTCAACAATGAAGGGTTGGGCAAAATCCGGCAGAGAAAGCACAGGGGCCGATGAGACAGCTTGCTTAAGTCTCTCAAATGCTTCTTGGACTGAGTCTGTCCATGTGAAATGGGCCTTGGTGGTGAGATGAACCAGAGGGGCAGCAATGGTCGCATATCCCCTGATGAAGCGCCTATAGAAGCCAACAAGGCCTAGAAAACTCCTAACTGCTTTAATTGAATGCGGAATGGGCCATTGAAGAATAGCCTCAACCTTGGACGCCACTGGTTTTACCCTCTCCGATGACACGATGTGGCCCAGGTATTCAACTTGAGTCTGCGCAAAGAAACACTTTGAAAATTTGAGAACAAATTGATGGGTGAGTAGTACCTGAAACGTGGTTTCGAGGTGATTAAGATGCTCAGCCATGGAAGCACTATACACCAATATGTCATCAAAAAAGACAATAATGAAGCGCCGGAGATATGGCCAGAATATCGCGTTCATCGTCGCCTGAAACGATGAAGGGGCATTACATAACCCAAACGGCATTACACGAAATTCGTAATGTCCGTGATGGGTTCTAAAAGCAGTTTTCGAAATGTCTTCAGGGGACATACGTATTTGATGATACCCCTGAAGCAAATCGAGCTTCGAGAAGTAGTGAGCCCCGCCTAATTCATCCAATAATTCATCAACCGTGGGTATCGGAAACCTGTCTTTAATGGTGAGAGCATTGAGTGCTCTATAGTCTACGCAGAATCTCCAGGTTCCATCGTGCTTCTTGACAAGCAAGACCGGGGAAGAAAAGGGGCTATTACTGGGTTGGATCAGCCCCTTTTGTAGCATCATTTCAACTTGCTGTTCAATTTCCTATTTCTGGAAATGGGGGTACCTATAGGGGCGGACATTGACAGGTGTAGCTTGGGGAAGAAGATGGATACGGTGGTCTGTCTCTCGTTGGGGTGGAAGTGTATTGGGTGGTTGGAACAAAGGTTGGTAACGGTCAAGTATAGTTTGAATgtggggagagagagagagtgtagGGTCATCTTGGATGGAAGGGGGCTCTGGTAATATCGTGACATGGAAGTATAGGCTGGGAGGTTGGTGTCGTCGGAGACGATGAAATTGGGTAGAAGAGATGAAGTTCAGAGTGGTCTCCGTGTCCCCCTTCAATTCCACAAAACTGCCGGCGTGAAAGAACTTCATACATAAGGTATTATAATCCGTGAGAACGGGCCCGAGGGACTTCAACCATTGCACCCCCAGGACGACGTTAGCTTCGGCAATGGGCAATACGTGCAGGTCAACAGTGAACCTCGTATTCTGAATAACCACCGTGACGTCCTCACAGACACGCGTGCACTCCAGTTGTTGACCATTGCCAACCATGACGCGCAAGGGAGTGGTATCACGAGTGGGAAGGCCCAACTCCGAAACCAGTTGAAGCTGGATGAAGTTGTGGGTACTCCCACCGTCCACCAGCAAGATCACCTGTCGGTCTCCGATGAAGCCCATGAAACGCAGCGTTTCAGGCGCCACTTGTCCTGCCAACGAGTTAAAACTGATCTGGGCCGGGTATGGGTCAGTCGGGTCAGGGGGAACTGGATCGGGTTGCGGGTCAGGGGGGTTTATAAGGCCTGGAGGGTTTCGTCTTCCTCAGCGACCAGGAGAAATGCCCTAGAGGCGCAGCGATGCCCTCTGTGGTATTTCTCGTCGCATGTGAAGCAAAGCCCTCTCTCCCGGTGAGAAGCAATTTCTTCCGGAGAGAGGCGTTTGACCGGAGAGGGGTTGGGTCGCGTGGGTGGTAATAACAGAGGTGGGGTGGGAATGGCGCGTAGAGGGATGGTGGAATTGGGGTTCTGGGAAGGGGGAACAGGGGTGACGGTGGTTGGTAAAGGTGGGGGGTACATCTGGGTGGGCTGTGTGGGACGAGTTCGTGATGCATGGCGGCCGTCGAGGATTTTCTCCTCCTGAAGTCGAGCGAGGCCCGCCGCCTGCACGAGGGTCAAAGGCTGATGGGCCTGGACCTCGCGGCGAATATCCGGTGCCAACCCCGACACGAAGTAGCTGAGCAGGAATGGTGGAGGGAGACCGATGATGCGGTTCGCCAACTCCTCAAATTCGGCGAGGTACTGGGTCACCGTACCCTTTTGGGTGAGCTTGAACAGGACACCTATGGGGTCCTCGTACTGCGAAGGCGCGAACCGAGTCTGAACCGCTTGAAGAAAGGCAGGCCAAGATGTAAATTGACCATTGCCGTTCATCCATTGGAACCAAGCCAAGGCGCAGCCGTCCATGTAGAACGCGGCAATGGTAAGTCTCTCTGCCTCAGGAGTAGCGTGATACTCAAAATACTGGGTGATCTTGAAGATCCACCCAGATGGGTCACTCCCATCGAAACGAGGAACGTCAATCTTGATTCTGTGTTGTTGTGcaggtgaagaagaagaaatggggGTGGAACAGGTGTGGGTAGCGTGGGAGGGAGACGATGCAAAATCTCATTCAACTGGAATGTTACCGTTTGCAAAGTCTCACCCATGGACAATTGCTGGGCTGCGAGCTTGAGAACGACATCTTCCAAGGAAGCAGGGGCATTAGAGGGGTCAGGCATAGCAACGAGAGCACCAATTGATACACTCACAGCAAGGGATTCCTGGAATTCGAGGACCAGGAGAGCCTCCAACACACACAATTGAGAAGAAGGTGAAAATCTTATTGATGATGCTGTTATTTACATAGGGGtatttatattgatattctATAATAACCGAATTTGTCTTTTCTGCCTAAATGGAATATCAAGGAGAATGGAAATATCAAAACCGTTAAACACGATTCTGCAGCATCATCCTCATGGACTTCAAGCTTTCAAACGTAATCTTGTAGGTACTTGGGCTTCGAGGTCCTTCTCTTAGTGTCACTTGCTAATCGTACCTCTCCTTCACAATGCTTTGCTTGTTCTGCACCTTTATCTTTATCTGCTATTTGCACCTTGTGTATTGTAGTGCTATCATACAACCAACCAAaattgactttaatttttttgtatactttaattacataaatatttaacttctaacattaatatttaataaataataaattttataaaattatttattagttttacaagtaaaactaaaattgatttttattaatataattatctcaAACGCTATGTTTCTATATTAGAGGTCTAGCTCTTGCATTCTAACAAATGAGTAGACCTGTTATTGGTCCAATTTGACTTCTAAGATATGAAATCGTTCTTCACAAGGCCACTGTTCGGTGCAAATGCCAAAACATTGAAAAAGGAGTGGGTTTGTCAAGATGTTCAAGCAGCATATTAGACTAAATTAATACTTAAGGGAAGATTAATCTGAAACTTAAGGCACctcaaagagagagagagatgaaaaTATGCCTCATCATTTAAACAAGACAATTGATAGAGACGGTGGTGGAATTATTGTATTAAACTAGCATTTATTTAGTGTattatttgaatgtttttaaattaatataaaatttaaaacaataaataatatttaaaattataaaatttatatttaactaaaaCAAACAAATGGTATGACGGGCATATTGACATGGTACGTAGGCTGAAAATTAGAAACCATGGCTATGGATGGGAGTAGTTTGTTCATCGTCCTGCAATGGAAGATTGACTTCTGAAAACCTAGTCCAAATGTcataatctaattaaaatttcgGAATTCCTTCGTATCGTAATATAGAAAAGGTAGTTAGAGAATAACgcgtaaatatatatataaaaccgcGTGACTTTGAGAAAAAATCGCAGAAGCAGACTAAGACTAAGAGTGTTGTGCGTCAACTTCTCAGACAAGTCTTCTTGTGCTGGGGACCATGGTTAGAATGGTCAAAAGGATGAGTTATAAGCTAAGTAGCTTCCTGGTCCAAATGGAATGCTATGTTTTTActttgaaagaaagaatgcgATATTTTCTCTTAGTGAGAAAATATCGCAGAAGCAGCAACCTGGCACTTTAAGAGTGACGTGCGTCGTCCGCTCCAAAACCAAAGAAACTAAAGTAAACAAGTCTACTTGTGCTGGGGACCATGGTTAGAATGGTGAAAATGATTAGTTATAGTGGCTGCAAGCTCAACTTTTCTTTCGAATAACACCGTAACTGCACAGTGTTTTCATGCTCTCAAAGCCAAATTAACTTCTTGTTCACTTATTTCTGCACTATGCTCATCCAATGGGTTCACATTGTAAACTTTTAGAAGCTTCATTCCCAGTCCGAACTCGAATAATTAGTTTCTTAATTCCTTCCCAATTGAATCCTATGGTGCACTAATTTAAAGGCTATGATAACAAGTGCAATACTGATCAGACGAGAAGTACCCCAAATTTTGACGGACAAATATTATAGgaaaatttgacaaaaatattaGTATGACATGCATCAGGCATTAATAATACTTTAATCTGTCATGCCATGTGTAAATACATTGTGAATAATTAAATTGCGAAAACAGTGTGTAAATGAACCAATTTTCGGCCTGGCAGTTGGTAATTTCGCGAAATTCAACAATCTGCAATACTACAGGGTAATGTAGATGATCCCCCTAATCTTTACCCGCCAAGAGATTACCCATGCAATATATCAGAAAGAATCAGTAAGTATTCataaatttaacaatatttCCTTGTGAAACAacagaaatttttctttttctttttggtaggTAAAACAACAGAAACAACAGGGATAGTACCGCTATGACAACAACTAGCCAAAGCGCTCTCCAAATTGACCACTACTTCATCAATGGTTGGTCTATCTTTCCCTTCCAAATTCACACAATGGAGAGCTGTGTAGGTCACTAACTCGACTGCATCTGCTTCATTCTCGTCAGGAGGTCCAATCCTTGGATCCAAAATTTTCACCCATTCTCCAGACAAAATATGAGGCACTGCAAAGTCCACCACACTGCCTCCATCGTCCCCAGACTTGAATATAGCTGTCTTACCAGTTAAAAGTTCAAGAAGTACAACTCCAAACCCATACACATCACTCTTTGCTGTCACCACATGTCCAGCTAAGTACTCAGGATCAATGTATCCAACGGTTCCTGCTGTCTTCTTCATAAATGACAATCCAAAATCAGATACTCTTGCTGTCCAAGTGGCGTCAAGAAGAATATATTAATTGAGAAGGTGCGAGCGAGGCAAGCCAAGAGAAGCTTTTAcactgaaatttttactgagaATTAGTGCTATGTCAGTTGGCTTTTACACCGAATTTCAGTGTTATTGTACATGCTGCAACTTCTCTGTACACTCCTTGTCATACAGATTATTAATACTAAATCACTTTtgcttacaaaaaaataaatacattaattttcCCACATAGTAGATTTGTCAATAAGATGACAGAACTCGCCAAAAAAATCATAGAACGAAAAAGAAGACAGGTGTGAATGCTAGGACTAAAGAGAGATTGACCGTTGACTTTAAGGTGAAGCTTCTCTTGGCTTGCCTCGCTCGCAccttctcaaaaaaaaaaaacactgtaAATTCTTGTTCAATTACTTCTCCACCCTTCTCCACGTGCCCATCCAATGCTCTAAAAGTCAACTTCTTGTTCACACTGTAAATTCTTAGTAGCTTCCTTGTTCGAATGGGACAAAGTAAGTGGAATATAGTGAAAGTACCTTCTCCTCCGActgtaaataaatataaatttttttaattaaccatGCTCTAATAGTTAATTACTTAATTCCTTCCTGATCATTGAACCCTAAGGTGCACTAATATACAGATAACAATATTTGTATGCATATACACGCATACTGCATACTGCATACACATGCTTCAGTCATTAATGATACTTTAATCTATCCTGCCATGTCTATATAAATACAATGTGCAAAATTAAATTGCCAAAATAGAGTGTAATGATACAGAAAGAATGATTCTCCTAATCTTTACAGGCCAAGAGTTTACCCATACAATATATCCGAAAGAAACAAAGTTAAGTATGAAATACAGAAAGAATGAATACGAATTCACAaagttttcaatattttgtCCCCTCTTTCCCGGGTTTGGACTGTATCATTGAGAAACCACAGAGACGGTACCGCTGGAAATGCTATATATGATGGCAATATCATGTTGAAAgtaaaacaagaaagaaataaagagagCTTTAGATTTGATTTCAACAAAGATAGTATCGGTGGAAATGCTATCATATATGGCTACTCTCACAAATAGCCAAAGCCCTCCCCAAATTGGCCACAATGTCAGCCATGGTTGGTCTATCTTTCCCTTTCAAATTCACACAATGAATGGCTGTATAGGCCACTAGTTCCACCGCCTCAGCCTCATTCACATCGGGTGGTCCAACCCTTGGATCCAAAATTTTCACTAACTCTCCGGTCAAAATAACAGGCACTGCAAAATCCACCACACTTTTTATTGGGGTGCATACGAAATCTTTCCCCTCATACTTGAATTTAGCTCTCTTTCCCGTTAAAAGTTCAAGCAATACAACTCCAAGCCCATACACATCACTCTTTGCTGTCAACACATTTAGACCATAGTACTCAGGATCAATATATCCAAAGGTTCCCACTGTCCACATTGTTCGGTAATCCCGGTCAGGTTCTGGATTCACCAGCCACAAATCAAAACCAGATACTCTTGCTGTCCAAGTAGCATCGAAAAGAATATTGGAAGACATGATATTTTTGTGAATAATAGATGCATAGTTATGAAGATATTGTATTCCCTCAGAAACAGCGACGGCAATTTTGATCCTCATTTTCCATGAATTCAACACACTGCTACCCTTCTTGCTATGCAAATGATGATACAACGTCCCATTCTTCATGTACTCATACACCAAGAGcctttcatatttttcttcacaaaatCCAACCAGCCCAACCAAATTCTTGTGGTGTAAGCGGGAGAACAAGGCAAACTTAGACTTACCAAATGAGTTTGACCAGGTTTTACCCCTCTTGATTGCAACCTCACGACCATCAACGAGTTTGCCTCTGTACTCAACAACAAAGCCTCCGGTACCAATCTTGTTGTCAAATGAGAAATTATTGGTGGCTGCTTTAAGTTCAGCGAGGGTGAATAATGGTGCAGCAAAAGCATGCACTGGGGAAGGGGATGATCCCAAATCTGCTTCACTGGCACTACTACTCCTTATGGCACTGTCCACTAATGAAGCAAAACTACGGACACGAGATTCTCCAAAAATGGACCCAGTATCACTCCTTATGTCGCTGTCGACTGCCATGCTAAAACTCCTTGCATCATCTGTGTTATCCCTCACATCAATTCTCTCAACGGTTTCAGTAtccattttatttgatttggtaaGTGAAAGTATGTACTAAGTGCTTTGGCAGAGGCACTGAGCACATATATCATATACAGAGACCAAagcacatacatatatatatatatattaattgagaAGGTGCGAGGCAAGCCAAGAGAAACTTCACCAATTGGGTCCATATGCATGTGCGGGTCAATATAGGCAAGCCAAGAGAAGCTTCACCTTAACGTCAACGGTCAATGCTCTCTTGTTAAGTGTTCGTTGTCTCTCAACTGCGATACTAATCAACAACTGTATTGAGTCgcacaaataatataaaacggtaagaatcaAGTATCGTCACATGaaacttgtttcattcagaGAGCATTCAT encodes:
- the LOC100804497 gene encoding putative serine/threonine-protein kinase-like protein CCR3, with the translated sequence MDTETVERIDVRDNTDDARSFSMAVDSDIRSDTGSIFGESRVRSFASLVDSAIRSSSASEADLGSSPSPVHAFAAPLFTLAELKAATNNFSFDNKIGTGGFVVEYRGKLVDGREVAIKRGKTWSNSFGKSKFALFSRLHHKNLVGLVGFCEEKYERLLVYEYMKNGTLYHHLHSKKGSSVLNSWKMRIKIAVAVSEGIQYLHNYASIIHKNIMSSNILFDATWTARVSGFDLWLVNPEPDRDYRTMWTVGTFGYIDPEYYGLNVLTAKSDVYGLGVVLLELLTGKRAKFKYEGKDFVCTPIKSVVDFAVPVILTGELVKILDPRVGPPDVNEAEAVELVAYTAIHCVNLKGKDRPTMADIVANLGRALAICESSHI